A window from Glaciimonas sp. PCH181 encodes these proteins:
- a CDS encoding DUF3108 domain-containing protein, with the protein MSAAAPTSAERLTIKRQFDLPPSAELNYAIRARQSGLSINGDAVVKWQTDGREFSVEAITRAMIFGKILEAKSDGKIDDYGLAPAQFIDKRFHKNSTTTTFNRDAGKGAGGTITFSQSDASYPIKGGEQDRTSIVWQLVAVARAAAKQFKPGSDWAFFVAGQRDAEPWSFKVINQEKITTGMGEIDAVHVFRAPPPDDPGQRLDIWLAPSLEWYPIRVRFTDPNNDFVDQTLDKIIK; encoded by the coding sequence GTGTCCGCAGCAGCTCCGACGTCAGCAGAACGCCTTACGATTAAACGACAATTTGATTTACCGCCCTCGGCCGAATTAAATTATGCGATCAGAGCGCGACAAAGTGGCCTTTCCATTAATGGCGACGCTGTCGTCAAATGGCAAACGGACGGTCGGGAATTTAGTGTCGAGGCCATCACCCGCGCAATGATATTTGGCAAAATTCTGGAAGCAAAAAGCGATGGAAAGATCGATGATTACGGCTTGGCACCAGCGCAATTCATCGATAAACGCTTTCATAAAAATAGTACGACCACGACCTTCAATCGCGATGCCGGTAAAGGTGCAGGCGGCACCATTACTTTCTCTCAATCCGACGCCTCCTATCCGATAAAAGGCGGCGAACAAGATCGCACTAGCATCGTCTGGCAATTAGTCGCCGTTGCACGTGCGGCAGCGAAACAATTTAAGCCCGGTTCAGACTGGGCGTTCTTCGTAGCAGGCCAACGCGACGCCGAGCCATGGTCGTTTAAAGTCATTAATCAAGAAAAAATCACTACCGGAATGGGTGAAATCGACGCTGTACATGTTTTCAGAGCCCCGCCCCCGGACGATCCCGGACAACGCCTGGATATCTGGCTAGCGCCGTCGCTTGAGTGGTATCCAATCCGCGTGCGTTTCACTGACCCGAATAATGATTTTGTCGATCAGACACTCGACAAAATCATTAAATAA
- a CDS encoding PhaM family polyhydroxyalkanoate granule multifunctional regulatory protein: MSNPNFPGVNVMSDSVDFIKKMWGGMSIPGMPGMVVPTLSVEEIDKKVADLKAVEGWLSLNLNMLRGTIQGLEVQSATLSALKSIVAISMPTADTKSAPNFGGTSAADSATGGAAAWAAMASQFPFSFMPDKAKASEESTPQPAAAFTFSPPPPPQAEVSPAAESAPLASDSAAGQNAANPQASPTTAWWDVLQNQFQQVVSGVMAAEAKTAKEAAEEAKAAPKPKSSPQSKGATVKADAKTSIKASPKTSTTPKARVSGAAKTTPTTRKKKAVTK, encoded by the coding sequence ATGAGTAATCCTAATTTTCCCGGGGTAAATGTAATGTCGGACAGCGTTGATTTCATCAAAAAAATGTGGGGTGGGATGAGTATTCCGGGCATGCCGGGGATGGTAGTACCGACTCTTTCAGTCGAGGAAATCGATAAAAAAGTCGCAGATTTGAAGGCGGTTGAAGGCTGGCTCAGTTTGAATTTGAATATGCTGCGCGGCACGATACAGGGGCTTGAAGTGCAAAGCGCCACATTGTCGGCGCTAAAGTCGATCGTTGCTATTAGCATGCCAACCGCAGATACCAAATCAGCGCCAAATTTTGGGGGGACATCAGCTGCTGACAGTGCAACCGGCGGCGCAGCTGCGTGGGCGGCGATGGCTTCGCAATTCCCTTTCTCGTTTATGCCCGACAAGGCCAAGGCTTCGGAGGAAAGTACGCCACAACCGGCGGCTGCGTTCACTTTCTCGCCACCGCCGCCACCGCAAGCGGAGGTTAGTCCCGCCGCTGAGAGCGCACCTTTAGCGAGCGATTCGGCTGCCGGTCAGAATGCCGCTAATCCGCAAGCCTCGCCGACCACTGCCTGGTGGGACGTCTTGCAAAATCAGTTTCAGCAAGTAGTCAGCGGTGTGATGGCAGCTGAGGCCAAAACTGCGAAAGAGGCAGCAGAGGAAGCGAAAGCCGCACCGAAGCCAAAAAGTAGCCCGCAGAGTAAAGGCGCCACGGTGAAGGCGGATGCTAAAACAAGTATTAAAGCCAGTCCAAAAACTAGCACTACTCCTAAAGCGAGGGTTAGTGGGGCTGCTAAAACCACCCCAACTACGCGGAAAAAAAAGGCAGTCACCAAGTAA
- a CDS encoding SDR family oxidoreductase — protein sequence MNPMIVNWQQQRVWIIGASSGIGAETARQLLAKGARVALSARTAAGLHNIAAGLPNALTCVLDITDHATVIAARDQILEAWEGIDLILVVAGGYGEMRADSFDLKLANRLIDLNLRGVMHCLDATLPILLKQGSGAIGIVASVAGYSGLPKAMAYGATKAALINLSECLYLDLRPRGIGVYLINPGFVDTPLTAGNDFPMPALISPTNAAEKLISGIERGHFHIHFPKRFTNWLRFARLLPYRAYFALIHKVTGL from the coding sequence ATGAATCCAATGATCGTCAACTGGCAGCAACAACGTGTCTGGATCATCGGTGCCTCCAGCGGCATCGGTGCAGAAACCGCCCGACAACTATTGGCAAAGGGGGCGCGCGTGGCGTTATCCGCGCGCACTGCTGCCGGATTGCACAACATCGCAGCAGGCCTGCCCAACGCCTTGACCTGCGTGCTCGATATTACTGATCACGCGACCGTGATCGCTGCGCGCGACCAAATTCTCGAAGCATGGGAAGGCATCGATCTGATATTGGTCGTCGCCGGTGGTTACGGTGAAATGCGCGCCGATAGCTTTGATCTTAAGCTCGCCAATCGCTTAATCGATCTAAATCTTCGGGGAGTAATGCATTGCCTTGATGCTACATTGCCAATCTTGCTCAAACAGGGTAGCGGTGCCATTGGTATTGTGGCTTCTGTCGCTGGTTATAGCGGCCTGCCAAAAGCGATGGCGTATGGGGCAACCAAGGCGGCGCTGATCAATTTATCAGAATGTCTTTATCTCGACTTACGACCGCGCGGGATCGGCGTTTATCTGATTAACCCCGGCTTTGTCGATACCCCATTGACCGCAGGTAACGACTTTCCGATGCCTGCGCTGATCTCGCCGACCAACGCTGCAGAAAAACTCATCTCGGGTATTGAGCGCGGACATTTCCATATACACTTTCCCAAACGATTCACTAACTGGCTGCGATTCGCCCGCCTACTACCCTATCGTGCCTATTTTGCATTGATACATAAGGTGACCGGGTTATGA
- a CDS encoding nuclear transport factor 2 family protein, with protein sequence MSRDTPQKLENQQQALLRLVAFFETLSTVNLELIPLVYAQDAWFKDPFNEVTGLPAIKQLFAHMFVQVDGPRFVVTHHMRQDDSAFLTWDFYFRMKRFSAAEQCIRGATHCRFDSEGYVIYHRDYWDAAEELYEKLPVLGGFMRILKRAARK encoded by the coding sequence ATGAGCCGCGATACTCCCCAAAAATTAGAGAATCAGCAACAAGCGCTATTACGTCTGGTCGCCTTCTTTGAAACCTTATCAACCGTCAATCTTGAGTTGATCCCGCTGGTTTACGCGCAAGATGCATGGTTTAAGGATCCGTTCAACGAAGTTACCGGCCTGCCCGCGATCAAGCAACTATTTGCGCACATGTTTGTGCAAGTTGACGGGCCGCGTTTCGTCGTGACGCATCATATGCGACAGGATGATTCAGCTTTTTTGACGTGGGATTTTTACTTTCGCATGAAACGTTTTTCCGCTGCTGAGCAATGCATCCGAGGCGCAACGCACTGTCGCTTCGACAGCGAGGGCTATGTCATTTATCATCGCGATTATTGGGATGCCGCAGAAGAACTGTATGAAAAATTGCCGGTATTAGGCGGTTTCATGAGGATTTTGAAACGCGCAGCCCGAAAATAG
- a CDS encoding DUF3833 domain-containing protein yields MKTFLKFLLISLAILLSGCSTTSEPDGYADQKPTLSLPEYFNGTLDAWGMFQDRSGKVVKRFTVVIDCQWHGDTGTLDENFTYSDGTKQRRIWTLKKVAPNKFIGTAADIVGEAIGITDGNTLRWKYVLALPVDGRIINVSLDDLMVQMDQRVMLNHAVMSKFGVKLGDISLSFTKRP; encoded by the coding sequence ATGAAAACGTTTCTGAAATTTCTACTCATTAGTCTCGCAATTTTGTTAAGTGGATGTAGCACGACATCCGAACCTGACGGTTACGCCGACCAAAAACCGACGCTCAGTTTGCCGGAATATTTCAATGGCACCCTGGATGCGTGGGGCATGTTTCAGGATCGCTCCGGCAAAGTGGTGAAACGCTTCACGGTCGTCATCGACTGTCAATGGCATGGCGACACCGGGACGCTAGATGAAAACTTTACCTATTCGGATGGCACCAAACAACGCCGTATCTGGACCTTGAAAAAAGTCGCGCCAAACAAATTCATCGGCACAGCGGCTGATATCGTCGGTGAAGCAATCGGCATTACCGACGGCAATACGCTGCGCTGGAAATATGTGCTGGCATTGCCGGTCGATGGCCGTATTATCAATGTCAGTCTCGATGACTTAATGGTGCAAATGGATCAGCGCGTAATGCTCAACCATGCCGTAATGAGCAAATTTGGCGTGAAATTGGGCGATATCAGTCTGTCGTTTACTAAACGCCCTTAA
- a CDS encoding MFS transporter, with protein sequence MTKLAFPALLKYGLFGLPLALVALPVYVYIPAFYADRFGISLSLIGLVLLVTRLFDAFIDPAIGRCLDRATIKDKYKTAIWIAAPLLAIGFSALFLPPTFVQSLPIVWLVLALLVVYVGFSIATIAHQSWGAALTQAQDQRARLTATREACGLLGVVLAAVLPGLLGMRLLPPVFIVLLFATALLLQIAPRPAMATQQSPEQANKPTEHSVLLPFLNPRFCWLFIIFVVNGIAAAIPATLFLFFVDDQLQLGKYGGLFLMLYFLAGAVSMPGWAVLARRYGEARVWFGAMLLAIVAFVWAYGLSAGDMLPFSVICIMSGFALGADLLLPPALLAAVIANGGHSHQKEGAYFGIWNWATKINLALAAGISLPLLAYLGYHPHLVNQQGAQALAIGYAVLPCVLKLVAAAILWKAPLRNI encoded by the coding sequence ATGACTAAGCTAGCCTTCCCCGCTCTCCTGAAATATGGGCTGTTCGGATTGCCGTTGGCACTCGTCGCGTTGCCGGTATATGTCTACATTCCCGCCTTTTATGCGGATCGATTTGGCATTTCACTGTCGTTAATTGGCCTCGTTTTGCTGGTAACGCGCTTGTTCGACGCCTTCATTGATCCCGCAATTGGTCGCTGCCTTGACCGCGCCACCATCAAGGACAAATACAAAACGGCTATCTGGATTGCAGCACCATTATTAGCCATCGGTTTCAGTGCACTATTTTTGCCGCCCACATTCGTCCAATCGTTACCGATAGTCTGGTTAGTATTGGCACTGCTGGTGGTGTATGTTGGTTTTAGTATTGCCACAATCGCGCATCAAAGTTGGGGCGCAGCATTGACCCAGGCGCAGGACCAACGCGCGCGGCTAACTGCAACACGCGAGGCCTGCGGCTTGCTTGGCGTTGTACTCGCAGCGGTTCTGCCCGGACTGCTAGGGATGCGATTATTGCCACCGGTTTTTATCGTTTTATTGTTTGCTACAGCACTGTTATTACAGATCGCGCCACGGCCAGCAATGGCAACGCAGCAATCTCCAGAACAGGCAAACAAACCCACTGAACACAGCGTGCTGCTGCCGTTTCTTAATCCGCGCTTTTGCTGGCTTTTCATTATCTTTGTGGTCAATGGCATAGCCGCGGCGATCCCCGCTACGTTGTTTCTTTTTTTTGTCGATGATCAGTTGCAACTAGGCAAATACGGCGGCTTGTTTTTGATGCTGTATTTCTTAGCTGGCGCGGTATCCATGCCGGGCTGGGCGGTATTGGCCCGACGCTATGGCGAAGCACGGGTCTGGTTTGGCGCGATGCTGTTGGCGATCGTCGCTTTCGTCTGGGCTTACGGTTTATCTGCGGGCGATATGCTGCCCTTTTCCGTAATCTGCATCATGTCCGGCTTCGCGCTGGGTGCCGACCTTTTATTGCCGCCAGCGCTACTTGCGGCAGTCATCGCAAACGGCGGCCATAGCCATCAAAAAGAAGGCGCTTATTTTGGCATCTGGAACTGGGCGACCAAAATCAATCTGGCGCTTGCCGCAGGTATTTCTTTGCCATTACTGGCCTATCTTGGCTATCACCCGCATCTTGTGAACCAGCAAGGCGCGCAGGCATTGGCAATTGGCTATGCCGTTTTACCCTGTGTGCTGAAACTGGTAGCGGCGGCGATTTTGTGGAAGGCACCTTTGCGGAATATCTAA
- a CDS encoding DUF3108 domain-containing protein, translated as MVTSNAIRAAHAQPTKPKRAASRRWLILLAVSFLLHILLINWGSNKIGIPQPASPQPTIVTAELKPLPPVAKPVLIPKPNKPALVARKEPRKIAAPPPPPEPEVLDTPIRETRTPITPITPTDTVTSLDSDSDKPPQTTTSSTNTTALPENAPVAPTGVHYETKPPPSVELKYSVEALKKGQTFHGSGKITWQTDGHNYTINGEAGALFISALDFKSEGEINDFGVSPALYTEKKFRKPATNTRFQRTPSTITFSASANSYPRTGGEQDRASIVWQLASIARGDAGKIVPGGVIDLFVAGDKDAETWRFQVVGQEQITVGAGTVATWHLARKPQQGSYEKTLDIWFAPQQQWYPVKLRFTESDGDYLDMSLSKLKQLDAPATPG; from the coding sequence ATGGTTACCTCAAACGCAATCAGAGCCGCGCACGCTCAGCCCACAAAACCTAAACGCGCAGCCTCAAGACGCTGGCTAATTCTGCTCGCGGTCTCGTTTTTACTGCATATTCTGCTGATCAATTGGGGCAGCAACAAGATCGGCATACCCCAGCCAGCCTCGCCGCAACCGACCATTGTCACCGCCGAACTGAAACCACTACCACCGGTAGCGAAGCCCGTTCTGATACCAAAACCCAATAAACCAGCACTCGTTGCCCGCAAAGAGCCACGAAAAATCGCAGCTCCTCCGCCACCGCCGGAACCTGAAGTACTCGATACGCCTATCCGAGAAACGAGAACGCCCATTACACCGATTACGCCCACAGATACCGTCACCAGTCTGGATTCGGATAGCGATAAACCGCCTCAGACTACGACCAGCAGCACGAATACGACAGCGCTCCCGGAGAATGCACCAGTCGCGCCAACAGGCGTCCATTACGAGACTAAACCACCGCCATCGGTGGAATTGAAATATTCGGTAGAAGCACTGAAAAAAGGGCAGACTTTCCATGGCAGTGGAAAAATCACCTGGCAAACTGACGGGCACAACTACACCATCAATGGCGAAGCCGGAGCACTGTTTATTAGCGCGCTCGATTTTAAAAGCGAAGGCGAAATCAATGATTTCGGCGTCTCACCGGCGCTGTATACGGAAAAGAAATTCCGCAAACCGGCTACCAACACGCGCTTTCAACGCACGCCCAGTACGATTACTTTTTCAGCCTCTGCCAATAGCTATCCGCGTACCGGGGGCGAGCAAGATCGCGCCAGTATCGTCTGGCAGTTGGCCAGTATTGCCAGAGGCGATGCCGGAAAAATCGTTCCAGGCGGCGTCATTGATTTATTTGTAGCCGGCGACAAAGACGCAGAAACATGGCGTTTTCAAGTCGTCGGCCAAGAACAAATTACAGTGGGCGCGGGTACTGTAGCAACCTGGCATCTGGCGCGTAAGCCGCAACAAGGCTCTTATGAAAAAACTCTGGATATCTGGTTTGCCCCCCAACAGCAATGGTATCCGGTCAAATTACGCTTTACCGAAAGCGATGGGGACTATTTGGACATGTCGTTGTCCAAGCTTAAACAGCTTGATGCGCCAGCCACTCCCGGTTGA